One Streptomyces sp. V4I8 genomic window carries:
- a CDS encoding NAD(P)-binding domain-containing protein — MNNAEVVEVVDVVVIGAGQAGLSSAYHLRRTGFEPGRDFVVLDHSPGAGGAWQFRWPSLTYGRVHGMHALPGMELTGADPERPSSEVIAEYFDRYERTFGLRVRRPVDVRAVREGPDGRLLVETSAGTWSTRALINATGTWDRPFWPRYPGQETFRGWQLHTAQYPGPEPFAGRRVVVVGGGASGTQHLMEIARYAAATTWVTRRPPLFREGPFSEDVGRAAVALVEERVRQGLPPKSVVSVTGLPLNDAIREGLADGVLDRQPMFDRITPDGVEWQDGRRVDADVILWATGFRAAIDHLAPLRLREPGGGIRVEGTRAVADPRIHLVGYGPSASTIGANRAGRAAVRDIRRLLAEEPVAA; from the coding sequence GTGAACAACGCCGAGGTGGTCGAAGTAGTCGACGTCGTCGTCATAGGCGCTGGTCAGGCAGGCCTCTCCAGCGCCTATCACCTGCGGCGCACCGGTTTCGAGCCGGGCCGCGACTTCGTCGTGCTCGACCACTCCCCCGGTGCGGGCGGCGCCTGGCAGTTCCGGTGGCCGTCACTGACGTACGGCAGGGTGCACGGGATGCACGCGCTGCCGGGCATGGAGCTGACCGGCGCCGATCCCGAGAGGCCGTCGTCCGAGGTCATCGCCGAGTACTTCGACCGCTACGAGCGCACCTTCGGCCTGCGCGTCCGGCGGCCTGTCGACGTACGTGCCGTTCGGGAGGGCCCGGACGGACGGCTGCTCGTCGAGACCTCGGCGGGTACGTGGTCGACGCGGGCGCTGATCAACGCGACCGGCACCTGGGACCGCCCGTTCTGGCCGCGCTACCCCGGCCAGGAGACGTTCCGGGGGTGGCAGTTGCACACCGCCCAGTACCCCGGCCCGGAGCCGTTCGCCGGGCGGCGGGTCGTCGTGGTGGGCGGCGGGGCCTCCGGCACCCAGCACCTAATGGAGATCGCCAGGTACGCGGCCGCCACGACGTGGGTCACACGTCGACCGCCCCTCTTTCGCGAGGGGCCCTTCAGTGAGGACGTGGGCCGCGCGGCGGTCGCGCTCGTCGAGGAGCGGGTCCGGCAGGGGCTGCCGCCGAAGAGCGTCGTCTCGGTCACCGGGCTTCCCCTGAACGACGCGATCCGGGAGGGACTCGCGGACGGGGTGCTGGACCGGCAGCCCATGTTCGACCGGATCACACCGGACGGCGTGGAGTGGCAGGACGGGCGGCGCGTCGACGCCGACGTCATCCTGTGGGCGACCGGCTTCCGGGCCGCCATCGATCATCTGGCCCCGCTGCGCCTGCGCGAGCCGGGCGGAGGCATCCGGGTCGAGGGGACGCGCGCGGTCGCCGACCCCCGTATCCACCTGGTCGGCTACGGCCCGTCCGCCAGCACGATCGGCGCCAACCGCGCCGGGCGTGCGGCCGTACGGGACATCAGGCGACTGCTGGCCGAGGAGCCGGTCGCGGCGTGA
- the mltG gene encoding endolytic transglycosylase MltG: protein MQMNTPSRNTIRLTRRGRIALIAAGAVVAGTAVAVPLLSLGEEAPKPTSLVIPEGWRASQVYDAVDKALALPPGSTKKSLGKLDLKLPNDADGNPEGYLFPATYPLERNGKKATADSLLSSMVDTANQKFSGAPIAAGAQRNAMNVYQAVTIASIVQAEANTKTDMGKVARVIYNRLERGMPLQMDSTINYALNRSTLRTSAADTRIESPYNSYQRMGLPPTPIASPGEAAMRAAINPVAGDWLYFVTVKPGDTRFTADYAEHQRNVAEFNARRKASPKPTK from the coding sequence ATGCAGATGAACACTCCGTCACGGAACACGATTCGACTGACGCGCCGGGGCCGTATCGCCCTCATCGCCGCCGGCGCCGTCGTGGCCGGCACCGCCGTGGCGGTGCCGCTGCTGAGCCTGGGGGAGGAGGCACCGAAGCCCACCTCGCTGGTGATCCCGGAGGGCTGGCGCGCGAGCCAGGTCTACGACGCCGTCGACAAGGCCCTCGCCCTGCCGCCCGGGTCCACCAAGAAGTCCCTCGGGAAACTCGATCTCAAGCTGCCGAACGACGCCGACGGCAACCCCGAGGGCTACCTCTTCCCGGCGACGTATCCGCTGGAGCGCAACGGGAAGAAGGCGACGGCGGATTCACTGCTGTCGTCCATGGTCGACACCGCCAACCAGAAGTTCAGCGGTGCCCCGATCGCGGCCGGTGCGCAGCGCAACGCGATGAACGTCTATCAGGCGGTCACCATCGCGAGCATCGTCCAGGCCGAGGCCAACACGAAGACCGACATGGGCAAGGTGGCCCGGGTCATCTACAACCGGCTCGAACGCGGCATGCCGCTGCAGATGGACTCCACCATCAACTACGCGCTGAACCGCTCCACGCTCAGGACGAGCGCCGCCGACACGCGGATCGAGAGCCCGTACAACTCGTACCAGCGCATGGGTCTGCCGCCCACGCCGATCGCCAGCCCGGGCGAGGCCGCGATGCGGGCCGCGATCAATCCGGTCGCGGGTGACTGGCTCTACTTCGTGACGGTCAAGCCGGGCGACACCCGTTTCACGGCCGACTACGCGGAACACCAGCGCAATGTCGCCGAGTTCAACGCCCGGCGGAAGGCGAGCCCCAAGCCGACGAAGTGA
- a CDS encoding ABC transporter ATP-binding protein produces MHPDNGPTWTPSAAENAEEQRQPRQVRRILKLFRPYRGRLAVVGLLVGASSLVGVATPFLLKAILDVAIPEGRTGLLSLLALGMILSAVLTSVFGVLQTLISTTVGQRVMHDLRTAVYGRLQRMSLAFFTRTRTGEVQSRIANDIGGMQATVTSTATSLVSNLTSVVATIVAMLALDWRLTVVSLLLLPFFVWISRRVGRERKKITTQRQKQMAAMAATVTESLSVSGILLGRTMGRSDSLTKAFSDESERLVDLEVRSNMAGRWRMSVIGIVMAAMPAFIYWTAGMALQLGGPQVSIGTIVAFVSLQQGLFRPAVSLLSTGVQIQASLALFQRIFEYLDLPIDITEREDAVHLDGVKGEVRFENVEFRYDGKSGPILDGIDLTVPAGGSLAVVGPTGAGKSTLGHLVPRLYDVTGGRVTLDGVDVRDLDFDTLARAVGVVSQETYLFHASVADNLRFAKPDATDEELHAAAKAAQIHDHIASLPDGYDTVVGERGHRFSGGEKQRLAIARTILRDPPVLILDEATSALDTRTEHAVQDAIDALSANRTTLTIAHRLSTIRGADQIVVLDAGGVAERGTHEELLERDGRYAALVRRDAQLEPTA; encoded by the coding sequence ATGCACCCCGACAACGGACCCACCTGGACGCCCTCCGCCGCGGAGAACGCCGAGGAGCAGCGACAGCCCCGGCAGGTGCGCCGCATTCTGAAACTCTTCCGTCCGTACCGCGGACGCCTGGCCGTCGTCGGCCTCCTCGTCGGCGCCTCGTCGCTGGTCGGCGTCGCCACGCCGTTCCTCCTCAAGGCGATCCTCGACGTCGCGATCCCAGAGGGCCGCACCGGCCTGCTCAGCCTGCTCGCGCTCGGCATGATCCTCAGCGCCGTCCTGACCAGCGTCTTCGGCGTGCTGCAGACCCTGATCTCCACTACGGTCGGCCAGCGCGTCATGCACGACCTGCGCACCGCCGTCTACGGCCGCCTCCAGCGCATGTCCCTCGCCTTCTTCACCCGCACCCGCACCGGCGAGGTCCAGTCCCGCATCGCCAACGACATCGGCGGCATGCAGGCCACCGTCACCTCCACGGCGACCTCCCTGGTCTCCAACCTCACCAGCGTGGTCGCCACGATCGTCGCGATGCTCGCCCTCGACTGGCGGCTGACCGTCGTATCCCTGCTCCTGCTGCCCTTCTTCGTCTGGATCAGCCGCCGAGTCGGTCGGGAACGCAAGAAGATCACCACCCAGCGCCAGAAGCAGATGGCCGCGATGGCCGCCACGGTCACCGAGTCCCTCTCGGTCAGCGGCATCCTGCTCGGCCGCACGATGGGCCGCTCCGACTCGCTGACCAAGGCCTTCTCCGACGAGTCCGAGCGGCTGGTCGACCTCGAAGTGCGGTCGAACATGGCCGGCCGCTGGCGCATGTCCGTCATCGGCATCGTCATGGCCGCCATGCCCGCCTTCATCTACTGGACCGCCGGCATGGCCCTCCAACTCGGCGGCCCGCAGGTCTCGATCGGCACCATCGTCGCCTTCGTATCGCTCCAGCAGGGCCTGTTCCGCCCCGCCGTCAGCCTGCTGTCGACCGGCGTCCAGATCCAGGCCTCGCTCGCGCTGTTCCAGCGCATCTTCGAGTACCTCGACCTGCCGATCGACATCACCGAGCGGGAGGACGCCGTCCACCTCGACGGCGTCAAGGGCGAGGTCCGGTTCGAGAACGTCGAGTTCCGCTACGACGGCAAGAGCGGCCCGATCCTCGACGGCATCGACCTCACCGTCCCGGCGGGCGGCAGCCTCGCGGTCGTCGGCCCGACCGGTGCCGGAAAGTCGACGCTCGGCCATCTCGTGCCGCGGCTGTACGACGTGACCGGCGGCCGGGTCACCCTCGACGGGGTCGATGTGCGCGACCTCGACTTCGACACCCTCGCCCGCGCGGTCGGCGTCGTCTCGCAGGAGACGTATCTCTTCCACGCCTCGGTCGCCGACAACCTGCGCTTCGCCAAGCCGGACGCCACCGACGAGGAACTGCACGCGGCTGCGAAGGCGGCCCAGATCCACGATCACATCGCGTCCCTGCCCGACGGCTACGACACGGTCGTCGGTGAGCGCGGCCACCGTTTCTCCGGCGGGGAGAAACAGCGCCTGGCCATCGCCCGCACGATCCTGCGCGACCCGCCGGTCCTCATCCTCGACGAGGCGACCAGTGCCCTGGACACCCGCACCGAACACGCAGTCCAGGACGCCATCGACGCCCTCTCCGCCAACCGCACCACCCTCACCATCGCGCACCGCCTGTCCACCATTCGGGGCGCGGACCAGATCGTGGTCCTCGACGCCGGGGGCGTGGCGGAACGGGGTACGCACGAGGAGTTGTTGGAGCGGGACGGGCGGTATGCGGCGCTGGTCCGCCGAGACGCCCAACTGGAGCCGACGGCGTGA
- a CDS encoding MarR family winged helix-turn-helix transcriptional regulator, which produces MTMPDPDGPLAEQLLRFTRRVHRIQKRHLQECGLGVTPAQSRLLRTLAHYGSPPRMADLAERLEVVPRAVTTLVDGLEASGKVRRVPDPTNRRVIRIELTDDGRGALRELHGARRSAAEEILAPLTDEQRSVLGELLDALIDGTATRGR; this is translated from the coding sequence ATGACCATGCCCGATCCCGACGGCCCGCTCGCCGAGCAGCTACTGCGCTTCACCCGTCGGGTGCACCGGATCCAGAAACGGCACCTGCAGGAGTGCGGCCTGGGCGTCACCCCGGCCCAGTCCCGTCTGCTGCGCACGCTCGCCCACTACGGCTCGCCGCCCCGGATGGCCGACCTCGCCGAGCGCCTGGAGGTCGTCCCGCGCGCCGTGACGACGCTGGTCGACGGGCTGGAGGCGAGCGGGAAGGTACGGCGGGTGCCGGATCCGACGAATCGACGGGTGATCCGGATCGAGCTCACCGACGACGGACGCGGTGCCCTGCGGGAGCTGCACGGCGCGCGCCGGTCGGCGGCGGAGGAGATCCTGGCGCCGCTGACGGACGAACAGCGGTCGGTGCTGGGCGAGTTGCTGGACGCGCTGATCGACGGAACCGCGACGCGGGGGCGCTGA